A single window of Nitrospirota bacterium DNA harbors:
- a CDS encoding transglycosylase SLT domain-containing protein → MITEKAKHELIRYRAARDVGISTILFVCTGNAVRSQIAEGIVNHFYQDRWAAFSAGTMPMEVQKDVIRVMNEIGIDLAGHWSKHVDLFMDCTFDRVVILCSDAGTRCPDFSYAGRKDQMNFDDILQNGGQWIQENIDPDVLRFLGDMDQAKVQKLMRDFQQWLYGENVMNTTSIKETAATVLPLLEKYEETWPYAVWLKTRLDYLEMADQFKRVAPPPKVEPGQPPKPVPNPEPDVERKAWQKQLEKRPLPKGAEAYVARLKPIFAAQKVPEKLVWLAEVESSFTPSALSPAGAAGLFQLMPRTAKLYGLSSWP, encoded by the coding sequence GTGATCACAGAAAAGGCAAAACACGAACTGATACGGTATCGCGCTGCACGGGATGTCGGAATCTCTACGATCCTGTTCGTCTGCACAGGCAATGCCGTACGGTCACAGATTGCCGAGGGAATTGTTAATCATTTTTATCAGGACCGATGGGCTGCGTTTTCAGCAGGGACCATGCCGATGGAGGTACAAAAAGATGTGATACGGGTGATGAACGAAATCGGGATCGATCTTGCCGGCCACTGGTCAAAGCACGTAGATCTGTTTATGGACTGCACGTTCGACAGAGTCGTTATCCTCTGTTCTGATGCCGGCACCCGGTGCCCTGACTTTTCGTATGCCGGGCGAAAGGACCAGATGAATTTCGACGACATTCTGCAGAATGGTGGGCAGTGGATACAGGAAAACATCGATCCGGACGTTCTCCGTTTCCTGGGGGACATGGACCAGGCAAAAGTTCAGAAGCTCATGCGCGATTTTCAACAGTGGCTTTACGGCGAAAACGTGATGAACACTACTTCAATCAAGGAAACGGCCGCCACAGTATTGCCCCTGCTGGAAAAATATGAAGAAACCTGGCCTTATGCAGTATGGTTGAAAACCCGGCTGGATTATCTCGAAATGGCAGATCAATTTAAACGTGTTGCGCCTCCACCGAAAGTCGAACCTGGCCAACCGCCCAAACCGGTTCCCAACCCGGAGCCGGATGTGGAACGAAAAGCATGGCAAAAACAACTCGAAAAAAGACCTTTGCCAAAAGGAGCCGAAGCGTACGTGGCCCGTCTGAAACCGATTTTTGCCGCGCAAAAAGTACCGGAAAAACTAGTCTGGCTGGCAGAAGTTGAATCGTCTTTTACTCCATCTGCCCTCAGTCCGGCAGGAGCGGCCGGTCTGTTTCAACTGATGCCTCGCACCGCCAAACTCTATGGTCTTTCTTCATGGCC